From the Microbacterium sp. W4I4 genome, one window contains:
- a CDS encoding TetR/AcrR family transcriptional regulator: MESSRSKAELLDAAARELLHSGYAASSLASIAARLGLTKGALGRKFPAKKDIAWGIIDTLREVIAEESSRALELYPHSGIRAMIRFLLAVGVRAAQEPQIAAGAVLITDRASPAFEVAEVLDGWVLALRRFLEVALDSEELPAGTDLEELSEYIFVTNLGEAIFGARAYAPPRSTPRLRFMRVTLRYAGVADADDLIDEVWGGFSADALEGLPTRSTLRRHSQP, encoded by the coding sequence TTGGAGTCTTCGCGGTCCAAGGCAGAACTGCTCGATGCCGCCGCGCGCGAACTGCTCCATTCCGGATATGCCGCGTCCTCGCTCGCCTCGATCGCAGCACGGCTGGGCCTGACGAAGGGCGCCCTCGGTCGCAAGTTCCCGGCCAAGAAGGACATCGCCTGGGGAATCATCGACACCCTGCGCGAGGTCATCGCCGAGGAGAGCTCACGCGCCCTCGAGCTGTATCCGCACAGCGGAATCCGTGCGATGATCCGGTTCCTGCTCGCCGTCGGAGTCCGCGCCGCACAGGAGCCTCAGATCGCAGCGGGCGCCGTGCTCATCACAGACCGGGCATCGCCGGCATTCGAGGTGGCCGAGGTTCTCGACGGATGGGTGCTGGCGCTCCGCCGGTTCCTCGAAGTGGCTCTCGACTCAGAGGAGTTGCCTGCGGGCACCGACCTGGAGGAGCTCTCGGAATACATCTTCGTCACCAACCTCGGAGAGGCCATCTTCGGCGCGCGCGCCTACGCTCCGCCGCGCTCGACTCCACGTCTTCGATTCATGCGGGTCACCCTTCGGTACGCGGGTGTCGCAGACGCAGACGATCTGATCGATGAGGTGTGGGGTGGATTCAGCGCGGATGCGCTCGAAGGGCTTCCCACTCGTTCGACGTTGAGGCGCCACTCGCAGCCATGA
- a CDS encoding collagen-binding domain-containing protein translates to MTGLGVTVLVAGAVGGGGMQAAAAATSTFNPFDINGGFTTVAQGDIHLNNGEIEGSAAAFGSISTGNQNGYPVLHSAAGEAEYTVPAIDGAPVRILAASFTGAGSFDLSNRDDSGTIASDSPEANAVVKLVDIDGFTAAERGNFLRVTNPDGGNIDLKNVPFAGSDIADYRTAESSVAAYFPDVDARVAQTAQCLASMYDPASGLSSSVVADDQGGMVFLSGFATDRPNVIDYADLAGRTIKMDRADGYVPTADAPLVIRVEAGTTSIGALNFEGWSPQKGAQQSLARYIMLDMSDVAGDVTIDGFALGAIWAPKASLNFNSGVTTNGQWFAGGDITTAGGGEVHHHTFLGKLPCEQPTDPTDPTAPTDPTDPTDPTDPTDPTDPTDPTDPTDPTDPTDPTDPTDPTDPTDPTDPTDPTDPTDPTDPTDPTDPTDPTDPIDPTDPSTADDGLALTGADVNWPLLAGGSMLLAVGGVLLLVRRKSRA, encoded by the coding sequence TTGACGGGTCTGGGGGTCACGGTGCTGGTCGCCGGAGCCGTCGGCGGGGGCGGGATGCAGGCAGCGGCCGCAGCCACATCCACCTTCAACCCTTTCGACATCAACGGCGGGTTCACCACTGTCGCGCAGGGCGACATCCATCTGAACAACGGCGAGATCGAGGGATCTGCCGCAGCGTTCGGCTCGATCTCCACCGGAAACCAGAATGGGTACCCCGTCCTGCACTCCGCCGCGGGTGAGGCCGAATACACGGTGCCGGCGATCGATGGCGCCCCGGTGAGGATCCTCGCGGCGAGCTTCACCGGTGCGGGGTCCTTCGACCTGTCGAACCGTGACGACTCCGGCACGATCGCATCGGACTCGCCCGAGGCGAACGCCGTGGTGAAACTGGTCGACATCGACGGCTTCACGGCCGCCGAGCGCGGCAACTTCCTGCGCGTCACGAACCCTGACGGCGGGAACATCGACCTGAAGAACGTCCCGTTCGCGGGCTCCGACATCGCCGACTACCGGACCGCAGAGTCCTCTGTCGCCGCGTACTTCCCGGATGTCGACGCACGCGTGGCGCAGACGGCGCAGTGCCTGGCGTCGATGTACGACCCGGCGTCCGGCCTGAGCAGCTCTGTCGTGGCGGACGACCAAGGCGGCATGGTGTTCCTCAGCGGATTCGCCACCGACCGCCCGAACGTGATCGATTACGCCGACCTTGCGGGCAGAACCATCAAGATGGACAGGGCGGACGGCTACGTTCCGACCGCTGATGCCCCGCTCGTGATCCGCGTCGAAGCGGGCACGACGAGCATCGGCGCGCTGAACTTCGAAGGGTGGTCGCCTCAGAAGGGCGCGCAGCAGTCGCTCGCCCGCTACATCATGCTCGACATGTCCGATGTGGCCGGTGACGTCACGATCGACGGTTTCGCGCTCGGTGCGATCTGGGCCCCGAAGGCGAGCCTGAACTTCAACTCGGGCGTCACGACCAACGGTCAGTGGTTCGCAGGCGGAGACATCACCACTGCCGGAGGTGGCGAGGTGCATCACCACACGTTCCTCGGGAAGCTCCCCTGCGAACAGCCCACGGACCCGACCGATCCCACGGCTCCGACCGATCCGACCGATCCCACGGATCCGACCGATCCCACGGACCCGACGGATCCGACTGATCCCACGGATCCGACTGATCCCACGGACCCGACCGATCCCACGGACCCGACGGACCCGACGGACCCGACGGATCCCACGGATCCGACTGATCCCACGGACCCGACCGATCCGACTGATCCCACGGACCCGACCGATCCCACGGACCCGACGGATCCGATCGACCCGACCGATCCGAGCACCGCGGATGACGGTCTCGCTCTGACCGGCGCAGATGTGAACTGGCCGCTGCTCGCCGGCGGGTCGATGCTCCTCGCGGTGGGTGGAGTCCTGCTGCTGGTGCGCCGCAAGTCACGCGCTTAG
- the hrpB gene encoding ATP-dependent helicase HrpB translates to MTRTAFDLARIGDGLSFAAALDELTAALDSSTSAIVSAPPGTGKTTLVPPLLASRTSGRVIVTQPRRVAARAAARRLAHLDGTPLGSRVGFTVRGERSVGPQTRVEFVTAGVLLRRMLNDPGLDGVGAVIIDEVHERALETDLLIGLLSEVRQLRDDLVLVAMSATLDAERLAAVIGTDSGPAPIVDHTVPAFPLTERWAPSAAPRLDERGVTRAFLDHVARVTASAARDLNRDDPAADVLVFAPGAREVSEIARRIRDTASGFDVRELHGQIPAAEQDAVIRGRREDDPPRIIVTTSLAESSLTVPGVRLVIDSCLSRHPQRDTARGMSGLVTTSTPRSSAIQRAGRATRQGPGIVIRCVDERTFAAAPARPAPEIATTDLTDAALLLACWGTPGGTGLRLIDPLPADSIADAHQVLRGLGAIDEDGRATAEGRALARIPTDPRLARALLDGSPLVGAQLAAEVVALIGGDQRIGDADVTAAVVSLRNRRGPDAARWAREVDRMLRFAPDGGRTRPSIDDVGLVIALAFPERVARRMDRTADGATFLLASGTRAAVRGSLAGAEWLAVADVARASGRAAAGSGAVIRAAATLTESQAAQAADHLLTDRVEAEFVGGRVTARRERRFGAIVLSSVPLRATAEEGRGAVQRALRSQGLDVFTWSDAAVELRRRLALLHRELGAPWPAVSDAALLADLDSWLAPEVDALASGTPAGRVNLAPALRRLLPWPAAVDFDELAPERLEVPTGSRIRIAYPPLDEPTARPVVAVKLQECFGWAETPRLVSGRVPVLFHLLSPAGRPLAVTDDLASFWSGPYAQVRAEMRGRYPKHPWPEDPWAAAPTRHTKNRGARPS, encoded by the coding sequence GTGACACGAACGGCGTTCGACCTGGCGCGGATCGGCGACGGTCTCAGCTTCGCCGCCGCCCTCGACGAGCTCACGGCCGCGCTCGATTCGAGCACCTCCGCCATCGTCTCCGCTCCACCGGGAACAGGAAAGACCACACTGGTTCCTCCGCTGCTGGCATCCCGCACCTCCGGCCGCGTGATCGTCACCCAACCGCGCCGGGTCGCCGCCCGCGCCGCCGCCCGCAGGCTCGCGCACCTCGACGGCACGCCGCTCGGCAGCCGCGTCGGCTTCACCGTTCGCGGCGAGCGCTCGGTCGGGCCGCAGACCCGCGTCGAATTCGTCACCGCGGGCGTGCTGCTGCGGCGGATGCTGAACGACCCGGGACTCGACGGGGTGGGCGCGGTCATCATCGACGAGGTGCACGAGCGAGCACTGGAGACCGACCTGTTGATCGGCCTGCTGAGTGAGGTGCGCCAGCTGCGCGATGACCTCGTGCTGGTCGCCATGTCCGCCACACTGGACGCCGAACGCCTCGCCGCCGTGATCGGGACGGACTCCGGCCCCGCCCCGATCGTCGACCACACGGTTCCGGCGTTCCCGCTGACCGAGCGCTGGGCTCCGAGTGCCGCGCCACGACTCGATGAGCGTGGCGTGACGCGGGCCTTCCTCGACCATGTCGCCCGCGTCACGGCATCCGCTGCCCGAGATCTGAACCGGGACGATCCCGCGGCCGACGTGCTCGTCTTCGCACCCGGTGCCCGAGAGGTCTCCGAGATCGCCCGCCGCATCCGGGACACTGCGAGCGGGTTCGACGTGCGGGAGCTGCACGGGCAGATCCCGGCGGCAGAGCAGGATGCCGTCATCCGCGGACGCCGCGAGGATGATCCGCCCCGCATCATCGTCACCACCTCCCTGGCGGAGTCGTCGCTGACCGTTCCGGGCGTGCGCCTGGTCATCGACAGCTGCCTCTCCCGTCACCCGCAGCGCGATACGGCGCGGGGTATGAGCGGGCTCGTCACCACGAGCACACCGCGCTCGTCCGCCATCCAGCGCGCCGGCCGCGCCACCCGCCAGGGCCCCGGCATCGTCATCCGATGCGTCGACGAGCGCACCTTCGCAGCCGCCCCGGCGCGGCCGGCTCCGGAGATCGCCACGACCGACCTCACGGATGCCGCGCTGCTGCTCGCCTGCTGGGGCACTCCCGGCGGCACAGGCCTCCGCCTGATCGACCCGCTCCCCGCCGACAGCATCGCCGATGCGCATCAGGTTCTGCGCGGTCTCGGCGCCATCGACGAGGACGGACGGGCGACCGCCGAGGGCCGCGCGCTCGCCCGCATCCCCACCGACCCGCGCCTCGCCCGCGCCCTGCTCGACGGGTCGCCGCTGGTCGGCGCACAGCTCGCCGCGGAGGTCGTCGCACTGATCGGCGGCGACCAGCGGATCGGTGATGCCGACGTGACCGCCGCCGTCGTATCCCTGCGGAACCGGCGTGGACCGGATGCCGCCCGCTGGGCGCGCGAGGTCGATCGGATGCTGCGCTTCGCCCCGGACGGCGGCCGCACGCGCCCGAGCATCGACGACGTCGGGCTGGTGATCGCGCTCGCCTTCCCCGAGCGGGTCGCACGGCGCATGGACCGCACGGCAGACGGAGCGACGTTCCTGCTGGCATCCGGGACCCGCGCCGCCGTGCGCGGCTCGCTGGCGGGCGCCGAGTGGCTGGCGGTCGCCGACGTCGCCCGAGCATCCGGGCGCGCGGCGGCCGGATCGGGGGCGGTCATCCGCGCGGCAGCAACTCTCACCGAGAGCCAGGCGGCGCAGGCAGCCGACCACCTGCTGACCGACCGCGTGGAAGCCGAGTTCGTCGGCGGCCGGGTCACCGCCCGCCGGGAGCGGCGGTTCGGCGCCATCGTGCTGTCGTCGGTGCCGCTGCGTGCGACGGCCGAGGAGGGTCGCGGCGCGGTGCAGCGGGCTCTGCGGTCGCAGGGGCTGGATGTCTTCACCTGGTCGGATGCCGCGGTCGAGCTGCGCCGCCGCCTCGCGCTGCTGCACCGCGAACTGGGGGCACCGTGGCCGGCGGTGTCGGATGCCGCGCTGCTCGCCGACCTCGACAGCTGGCTCGCCCCGGAGGTGGATGCCCTCGCATCCGGGACACCCGCAGGACGAGTGAACCTCGCACCCGCTCTGCGGCGACTGCTGCCCTGGCCCGCCGCCGTGGACTTCGATGAACTGGCGCCCGAGCGGCTCGAAGTGCCCACCGGCAGCCGCATCCGCATCGCCTACCCGCCGCTGGACGAGCCGACCGCCCGGCCGGTGGTCGCCGTGAAGCTGCAGGAGTGCTTCGGCTGGGCGGAGACACCGCGCCTGGTCAGCGGGCGCGTGCCGGTGCTGTTCCACCTCCTCTCCCCCGCCGGACGGCCACTGGCGGTCACCGACGACCTGGCCTCGTTCTGGTCGGGCCCGTACGCGCAGGTGCGCGCCGAGATGCGCGGCCGGTATCCGAAGCATCCGTGGCCGGAGGATCCCTGGGCCGCAGCTCCTACGCGCCATACGAAGAACCGCGGCGCGCGCCCGTCCTGA
- a CDS encoding ABC transporter permease — translation MNLHRSFATAGRVLQQLRHDPRSIALMLIAPSLLVGLFAWLFADQDGVFDRFGGAILALFPFIVMFLITSITTLRERRSGTLERLMTTPLGKADFIVGYAFAFGLMAILQAVVTVAFAVYVCGLTVDGPLWQLGLVAVVDAVLGTATGLLASAFASTEFQAVQFMPVLVFPQIILGGLFMPRDQMPDVLYAISDWLPLSHAIDAIQAVAAGDEGWDVGAPLLIVVAFAVGFLVLAPLTLRRRTP, via the coding sequence ATGAATCTCCACCGGTCCTTCGCCACAGCGGGGCGCGTGCTGCAGCAGCTGCGGCACGACCCGCGCTCCATCGCGCTGATGCTCATCGCCCCGAGCCTGCTGGTCGGCCTGTTCGCCTGGCTGTTCGCCGATCAGGACGGCGTCTTCGACCGCTTCGGCGGCGCGATCCTGGCGCTCTTCCCGTTCATCGTGATGTTCCTGATCACCTCGATCACCACCCTCCGCGAGCGCCGATCGGGCACGCTGGAGCGGTTGATGACCACCCCGCTCGGCAAAGCCGACTTCATCGTCGGCTACGCATTCGCGTTCGGTCTGATGGCGATTCTGCAGGCCGTGGTCACGGTGGCCTTCGCGGTCTATGTGTGCGGACTCACGGTCGACGGTCCGCTCTGGCAGCTGGGACTCGTCGCGGTGGTGGATGCCGTGCTCGGCACCGCGACCGGGCTGCTGGCCAGCGCGTTCGCGTCGACCGAGTTCCAGGCCGTGCAGTTCATGCCCGTTCTGGTCTTCCCGCAGATCATCCTGGGCGGTCTGTTCATGCCCCGTGACCAGATGCCCGACGTGCTCTACGCGATCTCCGACTGGCTGCCGCTGAGCCACGCGATCGACGCGATCCAGGCGGTCGCCGCGGGCGACGAGGGCTGGGATGTCGGAGCTCCGCTGCTGATCGTGGTGGCGTTCGCCGTCGGATTCCTCGTGCTCGCCCCGCTCACCCTGCGCCGCCGCACCCCGTAG
- a CDS encoding ABC transporter ATP-binding protein — MMNNADAAGTDAVVIDGLQVRRGRHDVFDGLSLRIPRGQVIGLLGPSGCGKTTLMRSIVGVQRTHGGTVEVLGEPAGSRGLRRRVSYGTQGSAVYTGLTVRENLRYFASVLGAPRSDVDRVLTQVGLAAHANQSVDALSGGQLNRVSLGAALLGEPELIVLDEPTVGLDPVLRAELWGLFREIADDGTTMLVSSHVMDEALRCDRLLLMRDGRIIADTTPQRLLADTGQTDAEAAFLALIEHDTGVQHETRRSRREEER, encoded by the coding sequence ATGATGAATAACGCGGATGCCGCAGGCACGGATGCGGTGGTGATCGATGGGCTGCAAGTGCGGCGCGGGCGTCATGACGTGTTCGACGGCCTGTCGCTGCGCATCCCGCGCGGTCAGGTCATCGGCCTGCTCGGGCCCTCCGGCTGCGGCAAGACGACGCTGATGCGCTCCATCGTCGGCGTGCAGCGCACGCACGGCGGCACGGTCGAGGTCCTCGGAGAGCCCGCCGGCTCCCGGGGTCTGCGCCGACGCGTCTCGTACGGCACGCAGGGGTCGGCCGTCTACACCGGCCTCACCGTTCGGGAGAACCTGCGCTACTTCGCATCCGTCCTCGGCGCTCCTCGTTCCGATGTCGACCGGGTTCTGACCCAGGTCGGCCTCGCCGCGCACGCGAACCAGTCCGTCGATGCTCTCAGCGGAGGGCAGCTCAACCGCGTCTCCCTCGGTGCCGCACTGCTCGGCGAACCCGAGCTGATCGTTCTCGACGAACCCACCGTGGGTCTCGATCCGGTGCTGCGCGCCGAGCTGTGGGGTCTGTTCCGTGAGATAGCCGATGACGGCACGACCATGCTCGTCTCCAGCCACGTGATGGACGAGGCGCTGCGCTGCGACCGGCTTCTGCTCATGCGCGACGGGCGCATCATCGCGGACACGACGCCGCAGCGGCTGCTCGCCGACACCGGGCAAACGGATGCCGAGGCCGCCTTCCTCGCGCTCATCGAACACGACACCGGCGTGCAGCACGAGACGCGCCGTTCTCGGAGGGAGGAGGAGCGATGA
- a CDS encoding TetR family transcriptional regulator produces MVTRRGRGRPPGESDSRARIAAAAVHEFGEHGYEGATVRAIAARAGVDAALVHHYFGAKADLFAEVTDFPLRPDLEVPRILRGPRDQAGEHIVRFVLEAFERPEVRKRGVIVLRTAVSSRLTAPLMTGFLSRELLPRIAAELDGPDASLRASLVASQIAGMLITRYVVKLPAMADATPDELVAQVGPTIQRYLFG; encoded by the coding sequence ATGGTGACCAGGCGCGGCAGGGGGCGTCCCCCGGGGGAGTCCGACTCGCGCGCGCGGATCGCGGCCGCTGCGGTGCACGAGTTCGGCGAGCACGGCTACGAGGGCGCGACGGTGCGGGCGATCGCTGCGCGGGCGGGGGTGGATGCCGCGCTCGTGCACCACTACTTCGGCGCCAAGGCCGATCTCTTCGCCGAGGTCACCGACTTTCCGCTGCGACCAGACCTGGAGGTGCCCCGGATCCTGCGCGGGCCGCGGGATCAGGCGGGGGAGCACATCGTGCGCTTCGTGCTCGAGGCGTTCGAGCGGCCGGAGGTGCGCAAGCGCGGCGTGATCGTGCTGCGCACGGCGGTGAGCAGCAGACTGACGGCACCGCTGATGACGGGCTTCCTGTCGCGGGAGCTGCTGCCGCGCATCGCTGCGGAGCTGGACGGGCCGGATGCGTCCCTGCGCGCATCGCTGGTGGCCTCGCAGATCGCCGGCATGCTGATCACCCGGTACGTCGTGAAGCTGCCCGCGATGGCGGACGCCACGCCGGATGAGCTCGTGGCGCAGGTCGGACCGACGATCCAGCGGTACCTGTTCGGCTGA
- a CDS encoding L-serine ammonia-lyase, iron-sulfur-dependent, subunit alpha: MTAYVSAFDLFSIGVGPSSSHTVGPMRAGVDFAARLQAEGLLGRVSRVTCELFGSLGATGLGHGTPDAVLAGLQGLLPETCDPDDVRAIWQNWPEASDGGGSQLNLAGRHPIDFAKEDIVFTPRTRLPGHPNAMTLRALDTDGAPLLEQTYYSIGGGFIRRDGEEARITVAEQPYPYDTAAQLLELCDENGLSIAEIARLNETAVRSEVEVASGLDAIWDAMSTCVDEGLHSGGILPGILKVKRRASDIRAQLEAAEADGHQALPGEWLGAFALAVNEENAAGGRVVTAPTNGAAGILPAVGMYWWRFLADSGLGVGNAVTPHGELVGSALLGFGGEQTPAVDALDDEQTAEANRRRGIRRFLLTATALGSLFKANASISGAEGGCQAEVGSACAMAAGGLTAVMGGTNRQIENAAEIAMEHHLGLTCDPIGGLVQIPCIERNAIAASTAVTAARLALRGDGEHFVSLDAVVETMRQTGLDMSTKYKETSEGGLAVNVIEC, translated from the coding sequence GTGACTGCGTACGTCTCGGCCTTCGATCTGTTCTCCATCGGAGTGGGTCCCTCGAGCTCCCATACCGTCGGCCCGATGCGCGCCGGGGTCGATTTCGCCGCGCGGTTGCAGGCCGAAGGCCTGCTCGGGCGGGTCAGCCGCGTCACCTGTGAGCTGTTCGGCTCGCTGGGGGCCACCGGCCTCGGACACGGCACCCCGGACGCCGTGCTCGCGGGTCTGCAGGGCCTGCTGCCCGAGACCTGCGATCCCGACGACGTGCGGGCGATCTGGCAGAACTGGCCCGAAGCATCAGATGGCGGGGGCTCGCAGCTGAACCTGGCAGGCCGGCATCCGATCGACTTCGCCAAGGAGGACATCGTCTTCACCCCGCGCACGCGCCTCCCCGGGCACCCCAACGCGATGACGCTGCGCGCGCTGGACACCGACGGCGCCCCGCTGCTGGAGCAGACCTACTACTCGATCGGCGGCGGATTCATCCGCCGAGACGGCGAGGAGGCCCGGATCACCGTGGCCGAGCAGCCCTACCCGTACGACACCGCCGCGCAGCTTCTCGAACTGTGCGACGAGAACGGTCTGTCGATCGCCGAGATCGCACGGCTGAACGAGACCGCCGTCCGCAGCGAGGTCGAGGTCGCGTCCGGCCTGGATGCGATCTGGGATGCCATGAGCACCTGCGTGGACGAGGGACTGCACTCCGGCGGCATCCTGCCCGGCATCCTCAAGGTCAAGCGCCGTGCCTCCGACATCCGTGCGCAGCTCGAGGCCGCCGAGGCCGACGGGCATCAGGCGCTGCCCGGTGAGTGGCTGGGCGCGTTCGCGCTCGCCGTCAACGAGGAGAACGCCGCGGGCGGCCGGGTCGTCACGGCTCCCACCAACGGCGCCGCCGGCATCCTGCCCGCCGTGGGCATGTACTGGTGGCGCTTCCTCGCCGACTCCGGTCTCGGCGTCGGCAATGCCGTCACCCCGCACGGAGAGCTCGTCGGCAGTGCTCTGCTGGGGTTCGGCGGAGAGCAGACGCCCGCCGTTGACGCCCTCGATGACGAGCAGACCGCCGAGGCGAACCGTCGCCGCGGCATCCGTCGCTTCCTGCTGACCGCCACCGCGCTCGGCTCGCTGTTCAAGGCCAACGCGTCGATCTCGGGGGCCGAGGGCGGATGCCAGGCCGAGGTCGGCTCCGCGTGCGCCATGGCTGCCGGCGGGCTGACCGCCGTGATGGGCGGCACGAACCGGCAGATCGAGAACGCCGCCGAGATCGCGATGGAGCACCACCTCGGTCTCACCTGCGATCCGATCGGCGGGCTCGTGCAGATCCCGTGCATCGAGCGGAATGCGATCGCGGCATCCACCGCCGTCACCGCCGCCCGCCTCGCCCTGCGCGGCGACGGCGAGCACTTCGTCTCACTGGATGCCGTCGTCGAGACGATGCGCCAGACCGGGCTGGACATGTCGACGAAGTACAAGGAGACCAGCGAGGGCGGCCTCGCGGTCAATGTCATCGAGTGCTGA
- a CDS encoding L-aspartate oxidase, which yields MNARERQISTTVLVIGTGGSGLRAAIEVAEHGIDVLAVGKRPRQDAHTSLAAGGINAALGTMDAEDSWQQHAADTIKESYLLADPQTVEIVTKSAERGIRDLERWGMGFAREDDGRISQRFFGAHTFRRTAFAGDYTGLEVQRTLVRRAEELEVPILDGVYITRILVRDNVVFGAYGFDQSDGTRYLIHADAVILAAGGHTRIWRRTSSRRDENTGDSFRLAVEAGARIRDPELVQFHPSGIIEPENAAGTLVSEAARGEGGILRNALGERFMQKYDPERMELSTRDRVALAAYTEIKEGRGTENGGIWLDVSHLPRETIMNRLPRVYQTLLELQMLDITTDPIEIAPTAHYSMGGVWVRPDDHGTDVDGLYAVGEAASGLHGANRLGGNSLIELLVYGRIVAQAAMAHAHGLESQHRSAEAVAQARAEVDDLLTADGHENVRALQRAIRNTMTEHAGVVRDEEGLLEGLRELDAIEERMKDVGIHPDIAGFQDLAHAFDLRASAIAARATLEAARERRETRGCHNRSDFPDTDSALQVNLVWSPTAGVTREPIGAVPEEIAELMREVDSTGKLVE from the coding sequence ATGAATGCTCGTGAACGACAGATATCCACCACCGTCCTGGTCATCGGAACGGGCGGCTCCGGGCTGCGAGCGGCCATCGAAGTGGCCGAGCACGGCATCGACGTCCTCGCCGTGGGCAAGCGTCCCCGTCAGGATGCGCACACCTCGCTCGCCGCCGGTGGCATCAACGCGGCGCTCGGCACCATGGATGCCGAGGACAGCTGGCAGCAGCACGCCGCCGACACCATCAAGGAGAGCTACCTGCTCGCCGATCCGCAGACCGTCGAGATCGTCACCAAGAGTGCCGAGCGCGGCATTCGCGACCTCGAACGCTGGGGCATGGGCTTCGCGCGGGAGGACGACGGCCGCATCTCGCAGCGCTTCTTCGGCGCGCACACCTTCCGCCGCACCGCCTTCGCCGGCGACTACACCGGTCTCGAGGTCCAGCGCACCCTCGTGCGCCGCGCCGAGGAGCTCGAGGTGCCCATCCTCGACGGCGTGTACATCACGCGCATCCTCGTGCGCGACAACGTCGTCTTCGGCGCCTACGGCTTCGACCAGAGCGACGGCACGCGGTATCTCATCCACGCCGACGCGGTGATCCTCGCCGCCGGAGGACACACCCGCATCTGGCGGCGCACCTCCTCGCGACGCGACGAGAACACCGGGGACTCCTTCCGCCTGGCCGTCGAGGCCGGTGCCCGCATCCGCGACCCCGAACTCGTGCAGTTCCACCCGTCAGGCATCATCGAGCCCGAGAACGCGGCCGGCACCCTCGTCTCCGAAGCAGCGCGCGGCGAGGGCGGCATCCTGCGCAACGCTCTGGGGGAACGGTTCATGCAGAAGTACGACCCCGAGCGCATGGAGCTGTCCACCCGCGACCGCGTCGCGCTCGCCGCGTACACCGAGATCAAGGAAGGACGCGGAACCGAGAACGGCGGCATCTGGCTGGACGTGTCGCATCTGCCGCGCGAGACGATCATGAACCGTCTTCCGCGCGTCTACCAGACGCTGCTCGAGCTGCAGATGCTCGACATCACCACGGACCCGATCGAGATCGCGCCGACCGCGCACTACTCGATGGGCGGCGTGTGGGTGCGTCCCGACGACCACGGCACCGACGTCGACGGCCTGTACGCCGTGGGTGAGGCCGCCAGTGGCCTGCACGGCGCGAACCGCCTCGGCGGCAACTCGCTCATCGAGCTGCTCGTCTACGGGCGCATCGTGGCGCAGGCCGCGATGGCGCACGCACATGGTCTGGAGTCGCAGCACCGCTCGGCGGAGGCCGTGGCTCAGGCGCGCGCCGAGGTCGACGATCTGCTCACCGCCGACGGGCACGAGAACGTGCGCGCCCTGCAGCGGGCGATCCGCAACACCATGACCGAGCACGCCGGCGTGGTCCGCGACGAGGAGGGCCTTCTCGAGGGGCTCCGCGAGCTGGACGCGATCGAGGAGCGGATGAAGGACGTCGGCATCCACCCCGACATCGCCGGGTTCCAGGACCTCGCACACGCATTCGATCTGCGGGCCTCGGCCATCGCCGCGCGGGCTACCCTCGAGGCGGCGAGGGAGCGCCGGGAGACCCGCGGATGCCACAACCGCAGCGACTTCCCCGACACCGACAGTGCACTGCAGGTGAACCTGGTATGGTCGCCGACCGCCGGCGTCACGCGGGAGCCGATCGGTGCCGTCCCCGAGGAGATCGCGGAGCTGATGCGTGAGGTCGACAGCACCGGCAAGCTCGTCGAATAG